In the Haloferula helveola genome, one interval contains:
- a CDS encoding D-hexose-6-phosphate mutarotase, with protein MPDSIRTTEPVAGYPVYEIDHPTCTARVALHGAHVMEWQPKHVSDPVLYLSPEAVLREGKAIRGGIPVCWPWFNAHPTDPSLPSHGFARSTFWKTGEFSTDGDAVTLRFTFEKGAWHAELRLSLGEALEAELTTTNRGDQPVPVSGALHSYLRVGDISAIHIEGFDGCGYLDTVGAPAARRQDGPVRFDSEVDRIYDTHGSSRLVDPTLHRTITVEKSGSPSTVVWNPWIEKAAALGDLPDEGYKDFVCIEAAIANDLAVRLAPGESHKFSTRIRVEEERRL; from the coding sequence ATGCCCGACTCCATCCGAACCACCGAGCCCGTTGCCGGCTACCCGGTCTATGAGATCGATCATCCGACCTGCACCGCACGCGTGGCGCTGCACGGGGCGCACGTGATGGAGTGGCAGCCGAAGCATGTGTCCGATCCCGTCCTTTACCTCAGCCCGGAAGCGGTGCTTCGCGAGGGAAAGGCGATCCGTGGTGGGATCCCGGTCTGCTGGCCGTGGTTCAATGCGCACCCGACGGATCCGTCGCTGCCGTCACACGGCTTCGCCCGCTCGACGTTCTGGAAGACCGGCGAGTTTTCCACAGACGGTGACGCCGTGACCTTGCGTTTCACTTTTGAAAAGGGCGCTTGGCACGCGGAGCTCCGGCTGTCGCTCGGTGAGGCCCTCGAAGCTGAGCTGACGACCACCAACCGCGGCGACCAACCCGTGCCGGTGAGCGGCGCGCTGCACAGCTACCTTCGTGTCGGCGACATTTCCGCGATCCACATCGAGGGGTTCGACGGCTGCGGCTACCTCGACACGGTGGGCGCACCGGCTGCCCGGCGGCAGGACGGGCCGGTCCGTTTCGACAGTGAAGTGGATCGGATCTACGACACCCATGGTAGCTCCCGGCTGGTCGATCCCACGCTTCACCGGACGATCACCGTCGAGAAGTCCGGAAGCCCGTCGACGGTGGTGTGGAACCCATGGATCGAAAAGGCCGCCGCCCTCGGCGATCTACCGGACGAGGGCTACAAGGACTTCGTCTGCATCGAGGCCGCCATCGCCAATGACCTCGCCGTACGGTTGGCACCGGGCGAGAGCCACAAGTTCTCGACCCGGATCCGTGTGGAAGAGGAGCGCCGGTTATGA
- a CDS encoding chloride channel protein: MSGEKRRSLPDWMRSRLSDAQRFVAFCVVAGLLCGLAAVAFHLAIHHLFEWLWHEAESRDPKEFVIILLAAPTLAGLLVGIGVRFFAPEAAGSGIPQTKAAYYNKGGKISFRSGLWRFLLGSLYVGFGNSLGREGPTVHICTAITSRIGRWGFRDPARVQSMAPVGMAAGIAAAFNAPLSALTFVFEELLDNFSMKALGGMVVAVVTAAAVSRTLLGEDPVLSAHVAVSYKTSAWMLVALPLGLAAGLIGHGFVRSTLGMRKWFMSRRFLPSWFRPATGGLACGVLGLTAWFLTREMGDARNSVFSIGYDSLEAAFENKLTVQILAVLLGMKFLAVVLNYASGGSGGLFSPTLFLGGMLGGIVGAGLANLHHLGEWIPMFPTDQKVIGGCVLLGMGAMFAAVIRCPFTSLIIIFEMTGNYSLILPLMAGNMLAWQIAKKLQPVTIYNALLMQDGVTLRRLPAYRGAQDYRKLPVQSIMSHDVFALSKEETLASALKRIKASNKRFHAYPVTLESGELAGVITRHELSDHPGDTPMSKLLEGQQLLTVTADTSIRDAANRMIARDFQQVPVVSAADPKKLLGWLTLNDIARQQNAVEG, translated from the coding sequence ATGAGTGGTGAGAAACGAAGGAGCCTGCCGGACTGGATGCGCAGCCGGCTGAGCGACGCACAGCGCTTTGTCGCGTTCTGCGTCGTCGCGGGCCTTCTCTGCGGACTTGCCGCGGTCGCCTTCCATCTGGCGATCCATCACCTCTTCGAGTGGCTGTGGCACGAGGCCGAAAGCCGTGACCCGAAGGAGTTCGTGATCATCCTCCTCGCCGCGCCGACCTTGGCCGGCCTGCTGGTCGGCATCGGCGTCCGATTCTTCGCCCCGGAGGCCGCGGGCAGCGGGATTCCGCAGACCAAGGCGGCCTACTACAACAAGGGCGGCAAGATTTCCTTCCGCAGCGGGCTTTGGCGCTTCCTCCTCGGATCTCTCTACGTCGGCTTCGGCAACAGCCTCGGTCGCGAGGGCCCGACGGTCCACATCTGCACCGCGATCACCTCACGGATCGGACGCTGGGGATTCCGCGATCCGGCCCGGGTCCAGTCGATGGCGCCGGTCGGGATGGCCGCGGGAATCGCTGCCGCCTTCAACGCCCCGCTCTCCGCACTGACCTTCGTCTTCGAGGAGTTGCTCGACAATTTCTCGATGAAGGCGCTCGGCGGCATGGTCGTCGCGGTGGTGACCGCCGCGGCCGTCTCGCGCACCTTGCTTGGGGAGGATCCCGTGCTCAGCGCGCACGTTGCGGTCAGCTACAAGACCTCGGCATGGATGCTGGTCGCGCTTCCGCTCGGGCTGGCGGCCGGTCTGATCGGCCATGGCTTCGTCCGCAGCACCCTCGGCATGCGGAAGTGGTTCATGAGCCGCCGCTTTCTGCCGTCGTGGTTCCGGCCGGCGACCGGCGGGCTTGCCTGCGGCGTGCTCGGACTGACCGCGTGGTTCCTGACCCGTGAGATGGGCGATGCACGCAATTCGGTGTTCAGCATCGGTTACGACAGCCTTGAGGCCGCGTTCGAAAACAAGCTCACCGTGCAGATCCTGGCGGTGCTGCTCGGAATGAAGTTCCTCGCGGTGGTTCTCAACTACGCTTCAGGCGGATCCGGCGGCCTGTTCTCACCGACCCTTTTCCTCGGCGGCATGCTGGGCGGCATCGTCGGTGCCGGTCTGGCGAATCTCCACCACCTCGGCGAGTGGATTCCGATGTTTCCGACCGACCAGAAGGTGATCGGCGGCTGCGTCCTGCTCGGTATGGGCGCGATGTTCGCCGCGGTCATCCGCTGCCCATTCACCTCGCTGATCATCATCTTCGAAATGACCGGCAACTACTCGCTGATCCTGCCCCTGATGGCGGGCAACATGCTCGCCTGGCAGATCGCCAAGAAGCTGCAGCCGGTGACGATCTACAACGCGCTGCTGATGCAGGACGGCGTCACCCTGCGCCGCCTGCCCGCCTACCGCGGCGCCCAGGACTACCGGAAGCTACCGGTCCAATCGATCATGAGCCATGACGTCTTCGCGCTCTCGAAGGAGGAGACGCTGGCATCGGCACTGAAGCGGATCAAGGCATCGAACAAACGCTTCCATGCCTACCCGGTGACCCTCGAAAGCGGTGAGCTGGCCGGGGTGATCACCCGTCACGAGTTGTCCGACCACCCCGGCGACACGCCCATGAGCAAGCTGCTCGAAGGTCAGCAACTGCTGACGGTGACGGCCGATACCTCCATCCGCGATGCCGCCAACCGGATGATCGCCCGCGATTTCCAGCAGGTGCCGGTGGTCAGCGCTGCCGATCCGAAGAAGCTACTCGGCTGGCTGACCCTCAACGACATTGCCCGCCAGCAGAACGCGGTGGAGGGGTAG
- a CDS encoding methylated-DNA--[protein]-cysteine S-methyltransferase: MTDYERVAAVIRHLDESFAEQPDLRQLAERVGLSPSHFQRLFTRWAGVSPKAFLQCVTFEHARGLLRGGGNVLEVALDSGLSGPGRLHDLTVKLEAATPGEIKSGGDGWVMRAGFAETPFGRAVIADNPRGLCHLAFGDDESDDDMLAWVAADWPRATLKRDDAMAAEWVDRIFRDGSGELKACVRATPFQLQVWRALLRVPSGRLVSYGELSADVGRPKAARAVGTAVGSNRISYLIPCHRVIRETGALGGYRWGTIRKRAMIARESLER; the protein is encoded by the coding sequence ATGACCGACTACGAGCGCGTGGCGGCGGTGATCCGCCATCTCGACGAATCGTTCGCCGAGCAACCGGATCTCCGGCAACTCGCGGAACGTGTCGGTCTGAGTCCTTCGCACTTTCAACGGCTCTTCACCCGTTGGGCCGGTGTTTCGCCGAAGGCATTCCTGCAGTGCGTGACCTTCGAGCACGCTCGGGGACTGCTGCGCGGTGGGGGAAACGTGCTGGAGGTCGCGCTTGATTCCGGGCTTTCCGGTCCGGGAAGGCTGCACGACCTGACGGTGAAGCTCGAGGCAGCGACTCCGGGCGAAATCAAGTCGGGCGGCGACGGCTGGGTGATGCGTGCCGGATTCGCCGAGACGCCCTTCGGACGTGCGGTGATTGCCGATAACCCGCGCGGGCTCTGTCACCTCGCGTTCGGCGACGATGAGTCGGACGACGACATGCTCGCTTGGGTGGCGGCGGATTGGCCGCGGGCGACGCTGAAGCGCGACGACGCGATGGCGGCCGAGTGGGTCGATCGGATTTTCCGGGATGGGAGTGGCGAACTGAAGGCGTGCGTCCGGGCGACTCCCTTCCAACTGCAGGTATGGCGTGCGTTGCTGCGGGTCCCATCGGGCAGGTTGGTTTCCTATGGTGAGCTGTCGGCGGATGTCGGGCGCCCGAAGGCCGCGCGGGCGGTGGGTACGGCGGTGGGTAGCAACCGGATCTCCTATCTGATTCCCTGCCACCGGGTGATCCGGGAAACCGGTGCTTTGGGAGGCTACCGCTGGGGCACGATCCGCAAGCGGGCGATGATCGCGAGGGAATCTCTTGAGCGGTAG
- a CDS encoding NAD(P)H-hydrate dehydratase has translation MGWVTAGEMRAIEEAAFRDGVDAGDLMDAAGAGIARLVLESFPTPGTAVAFIGKGNNGGDALVVLEHLRKCGWRVAFRPSHPETERSILTRQRGRRLGIGESPGIPDGPGPLLLLDGLLGIGAGGPLREPLAGLAAGMNELRTTRGAIVAAIDLPSGIDTDSGEPYEGAVVADLTLTIGVPKRGLFADAATNHCGRLYLVPVPELPPPDRTGPRITCPANFPDLLPPRPHDFHKGNAGRVAVLAGSPGMSGAAELCATGGLRGGAGLVTLFLDPDNLARPTPEIMVRHVSRRIEAAFDFAADARVIGPGLGTLTPPQIEQFLERLAADDRPTVLDADALNLLAAHGKVDALRPNHLITPHPGEFARLAPDLAGLPRADAVARFVDRHPCTLLLKGARTIVAAESGDLRFNPTGHAGMASGGQGDVLAGVCGALLAAGHASADAAMLGAWLCGRSAERAISHGGQSEESCTAGDTLVHLGGAFLDWREQRR, from the coding sequence ATGGGATGGGTGACGGCCGGTGAAATGCGCGCCATCGAGGAAGCGGCGTTTCGCGACGGCGTCGATGCCGGTGACCTGATGGACGCCGCGGGCGCGGGAATCGCCCGTCTCGTTCTCGAATCCTTTCCAACTCCCGGAACCGCGGTCGCCTTCATCGGCAAGGGCAACAACGGCGGCGACGCATTGGTCGTCCTGGAGCATCTCCGCAAGTGCGGATGGAGGGTCGCCTTCCGGCCAAGCCACCCGGAGACGGAACGAAGCATCCTCACCCGGCAGCGCGGGCGACGCCTCGGGATCGGCGAGTCGCCAGGGATTCCTGACGGACCCGGTCCCCTGCTGCTGCTCGACGGACTGCTCGGAATCGGCGCCGGCGGACCGCTGCGCGAGCCGCTTGCCGGACTCGCCGCCGGGATGAACGAGCTGCGCACCACCCGCGGCGCCATCGTCGCGGCCATCGACCTGCCGAGCGGTATCGATACCGACAGCGGCGAACCGTACGAGGGCGCGGTGGTCGCGGACCTGACACTGACCATCGGCGTGCCGAAGCGCGGGCTATTCGCCGATGCCGCAACCAATCACTGCGGCCGATTGTATCTCGTCCCCGTCCCGGAACTTCCTCCGCCCGATCGAACCGGCCCGCGCATCACCTGCCCCGCCAACTTTCCCGATCTCCTGCCTCCGCGACCCCACGACTTCCACAAAGGCAACGCCGGCCGGGTGGCCGTGCTTGCCGGATCGCCCGGCATGAGCGGGGCGGCCGAGCTTTGTGCGACCGGAGGGCTGCGCGGCGGCGCCGGCCTCGTGACGCTCTTTCTCGATCCCGACAACCTCGCCCGGCCGACTCCGGAAATCATGGTGCGGCACGTTTCACGGCGGATCGAAGCGGCCTTCGACTTCGCGGCGGACGCCCGGGTCATCGGCCCGGGCCTCGGCACGCTGACTCCACCTCAGATCGAGCAGTTTCTCGAGCGTCTGGCCGCGGATGATCGCCCGACCGTGCTCGATGCCGACGCCCTCAACCTGCTTGCCGCCCATGGCAAGGTCGACGCACTGCGCCCGAACCATTTGATCACGCCCCACCCCGGCGAGTTCGCGCGCCTCGCCCCGGACCTCGCCGGATTGCCACGGGCCGATGCGGTGGCCCGTTTCGTCGACCGCCACCCGTGCACGCTGCTGCTCAAGGGCGCGCGCACGATCGTTGCGGCCGAAAGCGGAGACCTGCGCTTCAACCCGACCGGCCATGCGGGTATGGCCAGCGGCGGCCAAGGCGACGTGCTCGCGGGTGTTTGCGGCGCACTGCTGGCGGCAGGTCATGCATCGGCCGATGCCGCCATGCTGGGAGCGTGGCTATGCGGTCGAAGCGCCGAGAGGGCGATCTCGCACGGGGGCCAGAGCGAGGAAAGCTGCACCGCGGGAGACACGCTCGTTCACCTTGGTGGCGCCTTCCTCGATTGGCGCGAACAGCGCCGCTGA
- a CDS encoding N-acetylmuramoyl-L-alanine amidase: MKSLIRAALVLAVAFVVTAPAHAKYFRTVVIDPGHGGHDKGGQWGLVYEKHLALDTAARLETELKKRGFRTVMTRRSDYFISLPERVRITKKYSNAIFVSIHYNYTWKQHVAGLETFYTSAQSQPLASYIQSGMMRKVRTTNRGAKFARYYVIRNNSCPAVLVECGFVSNAQERARMKSAWWRQALAEGIADGIVRFRKS; the protein is encoded by the coding sequence ATGAAGAGCCTGATCCGTGCAGCCCTGGTCCTTGCCGTGGCGTTCGTTGTGACCGCACCGGCTCATGCGAAGTATTTCCGCACTGTGGTCATCGACCCCGGTCATGGCGGCCACGACAAGGGCGGCCAGTGGGGACTGGTGTATGAGAAGCACCTCGCCCTCGACACCGCCGCCCGTCTGGAGACCGAACTGAAGAAGCGCGGTTTCCGCACCGTGATGACCCGCCGCAGCGACTACTTCATCTCGCTACCCGAGCGCGTGCGCATCACCAAGAAATACAGCAACGCGATCTTCGTCAGCATCCATTACAACTACACGTGGAAGCAGCACGTCGCCGGCCTTGAGACTTTCTACACCTCGGCGCAGAGCCAGCCGCTGGCCTCCTACATCCAGTCCGGCATGATGCGGAAGGTGCGCACCACCAACCGCGGCGCCAAGTTCGCGCGCTACTATGTGATTCGCAACAACTCCTGCCCGGCGGTCCTCGTCGAGTGCGGGTTCGTCAGCAATGCCCAAGAGCGCGCCCGGATGAAGTCCGCATGGTGGCGCCAGGCACTCGCCGAAGGTATCGCCGACGGCATCGTGCGCTTCCGCAAGAGCTAG
- a CDS encoding PVC-type heme-binding CxxCH protein: MKHLILSILAAAFVPLNAAPVVYQGTEGPGAGKHIVFLASDHEYRSEESCPALARILAKHHGFKCTVVFGVDSKGHIEAGSSNLEGIEALGDADLMVIFTRFLNPSPEQMAHFEAYLNRGGPIVGMRTASHAFKIPANAKYAKYDFRSKVKRYENGFGHQILGNTWVGHYGQNHKQGTRTLLVPEQTNHPILRGVADGAFCHAGAYNGEPRDGFTVLTKSQPLVSMDPKAEPDTKKPPVASSWTRYYSTADGKQHRVFHTTQGASEDILDPNYRRLVINGIFWAAGLEDAIRKDLPIDLVGPYQPTTFKMKGHVKGVKPKQLEGWDSPIMPKPAVPKEDAKNKKLDRAAPDKDPELAQYAITLKGSPRPGKAQPIATTLPIDPAKGTRIALIGNLLLDAERRNGHLETLLHQAFPDRELRIRNLSWPADEVDLQPRPDNFGDLDQHLLYFKTDLIIAAFGSNESFAGAEGVDEFGKRLDTFLSRLKSQAYNGESAPRIVLLSPAANEDVTEVQAATRNAANLKLYADALRAAADRHKVGYVDVLTATSSAFGDPASRMTIDGNALNAGGHEIFAKTTFEGLTGKKAPAVDEDLRASVVDKASQFFRRYRPLNTFYYTGGRSGTYGYLDFLPAMRNYDLMTANRDRAIWKTAAGTPTKPDDSKVPALDDVLLARGANEWLSPAEERQEFMTDLGFEVNCFASEEDFPELACPIAMRWDAKGRLWVSCSVVYPHLYPGQEPRDKIVILEDTDADGKADRCSTFADDLHIPLSFVLDGNGGVYVSEQPHLTHLRDTDGDGKADEREIVATGFGCEDSHHSLHDFIWTPSGRLLFRESIFHNTQVETPYGPVRAKNSAWFEFEPATRRITTFGSYRNTNPWGVAFDDWGHHVASHPVFADSFHATNPPYPAQHIPAQGMQAYSGVCGHDFVDYLFWPESMRGGFIKVRYKPTNRVEIHRWIEKEDHFAEEYVSDLIFSKNLSFIPVDFQFGPRGAAYVCDWYNPVKGHAQYSLRDPRRDRKSGRIWRIVPKDVELAEPREIDGASVAELLDLLKIPYKNVRQWSRRELRSRDHEEVLAALKGWLAGLETGNIHARLEGLWVAEGIGAPDKALLESLLTSDNHLAAAAAMKTLRAWHEDVGSEETRRLLAAGALHPSQHVRRETVLTASHVGGRDALTAVLPVLDQPAGTHLSYAIRTAFASAALVNDWKGTEMEATVTAKLKRLGKGGSGSAVELTAEEKAFDAQPGVQSVVIGCVPERLLFTLKSFSVRAGKPVKLTLRNPDATQHNLVIADLGTPVQEIGEAGNEMAKRPDGAAKHFIPDDPRILHATKLLEPESSETLRFTAPKKPGRYPFVCTFPGHWILMQGEMIVE; encoded by the coding sequence ATGAAACATCTGATCCTATCAATTCTCGCCGCGGCATTCGTGCCGCTGAATGCCGCTCCGGTCGTCTATCAGGGCACCGAAGGCCCTGGCGCCGGCAAGCACATCGTCTTCCTGGCGAGCGACCATGAATATCGGTCCGAAGAGTCCTGCCCGGCCCTCGCCCGCATCCTTGCCAAGCACCACGGCTTCAAGTGCACGGTCGTCTTCGGCGTCGATTCGAAAGGACACATCGAGGCCGGTTCCTCGAACCTCGAGGGCATCGAGGCGCTCGGCGATGCCGACCTGATGGTCATCTTCACCCGTTTCCTCAATCCGTCGCCCGAGCAGATGGCTCACTTCGAGGCCTATCTCAACCGCGGCGGCCCGATCGTCGGAATGCGCACCGCCTCGCACGCCTTCAAGATCCCGGCGAATGCGAAGTACGCGAAGTATGACTTCCGCTCGAAGGTCAAACGCTACGAGAACGGCTTCGGCCACCAGATCCTCGGCAATACGTGGGTCGGTCACTACGGCCAGAACCACAAGCAGGGCACCCGCACCCTGCTGGTTCCCGAGCAGACGAACCACCCGATCCTCCGCGGCGTCGCCGACGGTGCCTTCTGCCACGCCGGCGCCTACAACGGCGAGCCGCGCGACGGTTTCACCGTGCTGACGAAATCGCAGCCGCTGGTATCGATGGACCCGAAGGCCGAACCCGACACCAAGAAGCCGCCGGTGGCTTCGTCGTGGACGCGCTACTACTCGACCGCCGACGGCAAGCAGCACCGCGTGTTCCACACCACCCAGGGCGCTTCCGAAGACATTCTCGACCCCAACTACCGCCGCCTCGTCATCAATGGCATCTTCTGGGCCGCCGGTCTCGAGGACGCAATCCGCAAGGACCTGCCGATCGATCTCGTCGGTCCCTACCAGCCGACCACCTTCAAGATGAAGGGGCATGTGAAAGGGGTGAAGCCGAAGCAACTCGAAGGCTGGGACAGCCCGATCATGCCGAAGCCCGCCGTCCCCAAGGAGGATGCGAAAAACAAGAAGCTGGACCGGGCGGCGCCCGACAAGGATCCGGAGCTGGCACAATACGCGATCACCCTGAAGGGATCCCCCCGCCCCGGAAAGGCCCAGCCGATCGCGACCACCCTGCCGATCGATCCGGCCAAGGGAACGCGGATCGCGCTCATCGGCAACCTGCTGCTCGATGCGGAACGCCGCAACGGCCACCTCGAAACCCTCCTGCACCAGGCTTTTCCCGACCGCGAATTGCGGATCCGCAACCTGTCGTGGCCGGCCGATGAAGTCGACCTCCAGCCGCGCCCCGACAACTTCGGCGACCTCGACCAGCACCTCCTCTACTTCAAGACCGACCTGATCATCGCCGCGTTCGGCTCCAACGAATCGTTCGCTGGAGCCGAAGGCGTCGATGAGTTCGGCAAGCGTCTCGACACCTTCCTCTCCCGCCTGAAATCGCAAGCCTACAACGGCGAGTCGGCCCCGCGGATCGTGCTGCTGTCGCCGGCCGCCAACGAGGACGTCACCGAAGTGCAGGCCGCCACCCGCAATGCCGCGAACCTGAAACTCTACGCCGACGCCCTGCGTGCGGCGGCCGACCGCCACAAGGTTGGCTACGTCGACGTGCTGACCGCCACCTCATCCGCCTTCGGCGATCCGGCGTCCCGGATGACGATCGACGGCAACGCCCTCAACGCCGGCGGCCACGAGATCTTCGCCAAGACGACGTTCGAAGGCCTCACCGGCAAGAAGGCCCCGGCGGTTGACGAAGATCTCCGCGCCTCGGTGGTCGACAAGGCGTCGCAGTTCTTCCGCCGCTACCGGCCGCTGAACACGTTCTACTACACCGGTGGTAGAAGCGGCACCTACGGCTACCTCGATTTCCTCCCGGCAATGCGGAACTACGACCTGATGACCGCCAACCGGGACCGGGCGATCTGGAAGACCGCGGCAGGAACTCCGACCAAGCCCGACGACTCGAAGGTTCCCGCTCTCGACGACGTGCTGCTGGCCCGCGGCGCCAACGAATGGTTGTCTCCCGCCGAAGAGCGGCAGGAGTTCATGACCGATCTTGGTTTCGAGGTGAACTGCTTCGCCTCCGAAGAGGACTTTCCCGAACTCGCCTGCCCGATCGCGATGCGCTGGGACGCAAAAGGCCGCCTGTGGGTCTCCTGCTCGGTCGTTTACCCGCATCTCTATCCCGGCCAGGAACCGCGCGACAAAATTGTGATCCTCGAGGACACCGACGCCGACGGCAAAGCCGACCGTTGCTCGACCTTCGCCGACGATCTCCACATCCCGCTTTCCTTCGTCCTCGACGGCAATGGCGGCGTGTATGTCTCGGAGCAACCGCACCTCACCCACCTCCGCGACACCGATGGCGACGGCAAGGCCGACGAGCGCGAGATCGTGGCCACCGGATTCGGCTGCGAGGACTCGCACCACTCGCTGCACGACTTCATCTGGACCCCCAGCGGCAGGCTCCTCTTTCGCGAGTCGATCTTCCACAACACGCAGGTCGAGACGCCCTACGGACCGGTCCGGGCGAAGAACTCGGCGTGGTTCGAGTTCGAACCCGCCACCCGTCGGATCACCACTTTCGGCAGCTACCGGAACACCAATCCGTGGGGCGTCGCGTTCGATGATTGGGGGCATCACGTCGCCTCGCATCCTGTCTTCGCCGACAGCTTCCACGCCACCAATCCCCCCTATCCCGCGCAGCACATCCCGGCTCAGGGCATGCAGGCCTACTCCGGTGTCTGCGGCCACGATTTCGTCGACTACCTCTTCTGGCCGGAATCCATGCGGGGAGGCTTCATCAAGGTGCGCTACAAACCGACCAACCGCGTGGAGATCCACCGCTGGATCGAGAAGGAAGACCACTTCGCCGAGGAATACGTTTCCGACCTGATCTTCTCGAAAAACCTCTCGTTCATCCCGGTCGATTTCCAATTCGGCCCGCGCGGCGCGGCCTATGTCTGCGACTGGTACAATCCGGTGAAGGGCCATGCCCAGTACTCGCTGCGCGATCCCCGGCGCGACCGGAAAAGCGGACGGATCTGGCGTATTGTCCCGAAGGATGTCGAACTCGCCGAACCCCGGGAGATCGATGGCGCCTCGGTGGCCGAGCTGCTCGATCTACTGAAGATCCCGTACAAAAATGTCCGCCAGTGGAGCCGTCGCGAACTGCGGTCCCGCGATCACGAGGAAGTCCTGGCCGCGCTCAAGGGCTGGCTGGCCGGACTCGAAACCGGGAACATCCACGCCCGGCTCGAAGGGCTGTGGGTGGCCGAAGGAATCGGCGCGCCCGACAAGGCCCTGCTCGAGTCTTTGCTCACATCCGACAACCACCTCGCCGCGGCTGCCGCGATGAAGACCTTGCGCGCGTGGCATGAGGATGTCGGCAGCGAGGAAACCCGCCGCCTGCTGGCCGCCGGCGCGCTCCACCCGTCGCAGCACGTCCGTCGCGAAACCGTCCTCACCGCCAGCCACGTCGGCGGGCGCGACGCGCTGACCGCGGTGCTCCCGGTCCTCGACCAACCCGCCGGCACCCACCTCAGCTACGCCATCCGCACCGCCTTCGCCTCCGCCGCCCTCGTCAACGACTGGAAAGGCACCGAGATGGAGGCCACGGTGACCGCGAAACTCAAGCGACTCGGCAAAGGCGGCAGCGGCAGCGCGGTCGAGCTCACAGCCGAGGAGAAGGCCTTCGATGCCCAGCCAGGAGTCCAGTCGGTGGTCATCGGTTGCGTGCCGGAGCGACTTCTTTTCACCCTGAAGAGCTTCAGCGTGAGAGCCGGCAAGCCGGTCAAGCTGACCCTGCGGAACCCCGACGCCACCCAGCACAACCTCGTCATCGCCGACCTCGGCACCCCGGTCCAGGAGATCGGCGAAGCCGGCAACGAGATGGCGAAACGGCCGGACGGCGCGGCGAAGCACTTCATCCCCGATGACCCGCGCATCCTGCACGCGACCAAGCTCCTCGAACCGGAGTCATCGGAGACCCTCCGCTTCACCGCCCCCAAGAAACCCGGGCGCTATCCCTTCGTCTGCACCTTCCCGGGACACTGGATCCTGATGCAGGGCGAAATGATCGTGGAGTGA
- a CDS encoding protein-disulfide reductase DsbD domain-containing protein: MLLALTAAGLTFAHAAEKEEGAKLRLISEMSVVEPGKPFTVGVHIHHFPEFHSYWKSPGVVGYPTTVEWKLPEGFSAGPLEWPIPEKVDMAGHIAHGYTRDVLLTAVITPPAQIAGSEITLDAQIAWMACADACHPGNEAFSLTLPVGADAKPGPKHAKLFEQARASRPQALEGWKASVLSTIDAKLIELKLEPLDDSSPKLPDPYFYSEDGQISSIPPKIEKLPDASLILRFERSKYGPEGVTHLPGLLEFGAEGSRTIRAINPDVPSK; encoded by the coding sequence ATGCTTCTCGCCCTCACGGCGGCAGGCCTCACTTTCGCCCACGCCGCGGAAAAAGAGGAAGGTGCCAAGCTCCGGTTGATCTCCGAAATGTCGGTTGTCGAACCCGGCAAGCCTTTCACCGTCGGCGTCCACATCCATCACTTCCCCGAATTCCACAGCTACTGGAAAAGCCCGGGAGTCGTCGGCTACCCGACCACCGTCGAGTGGAAGCTGCCGGAAGGTTTCTCGGCCGGTCCCCTCGAGTGGCCGATCCCCGAGAAGGTCGATATGGCGGGCCACATTGCCCACGGCTACACCCGCGATGTCCTCCTCACGGCGGTGATCACCCCCCCGGCCCAAATCGCCGGAAGTGAGATCACGCTCGACGCCCAGATCGCCTGGATGGCCTGCGCCGACGCCTGCCACCCGGGCAACGAAGCATTCTCGCTCACCCTGCCCGTCGGCGCGGACGCGAAGCCGGGCCCGAAGCATGCGAAACTCTTCGAGCAGGCCCGTGCCTCCCGACCGCAAGCGCTCGAAGGCTGGAAAGCGAGTGTCCTGAGCACAATCGACGCGAAGCTCATCGAACTGAAGCTGGAGCCACTGGACGACAGCAGCCCCAAGCTTCCCGATCCCTATTTCTACTCGGAGGACGGCCAGATCTCATCCATACCGCCAAAGATCGAAAAGCTCCCGGACGCCTCCCTTATCCTGCGATTCGAGCGCTCGAAGTACGGCCCCGAAGGCGTGACCCATCTACCCGGGCTTTTGGAATTCGGCGCCGAAGGCAGCCGGACCATTCGCGCCATCAACCCCGACGTCCCCTCCAAGTAA